The Engraulis encrasicolus isolate BLACKSEA-1 chromosome 22, IST_EnEncr_1.0, whole genome shotgun sequence sequence AGTGTGGATCTGTGTTTTCAACTCCAGCCTGTGGTCTCTGTTATCTGAAATCATTTTTAATTGCAATCGATACAAATAAACAATTAGTAACCAAAACAATTGACTGAACCGTAGGTGGGTAAATAGCTGAAATATATTATTTACACAAATTGaacagtatatattttttcatatgattaaaacgttttttttttttgtggcttCTATGTTTTTGAAATAAAGTTACACAAAGAtacatttatcacacacacaaacattaagaATGTGTTCCAGGCTTACCATTTACTGACAGGAAGGTACCATTTCCAAACACTAATTTTGTTAGCTCACTAGTGGCACAGAAATAGGATGCCTCATCCAAAAAGGAAACATTTTTTATAGTCAAGTGAAAGGCCCCATCGTCCTTCTGTATGCTGAAATCGAGTGCACTAAACCCGCTCTTGAAGTCAATACTGCCTGATCGCACATGTGCCACGACCATAACTTGCAGTGTATCTCCTGGCCTCTGCTTGTACCAGAACACGTACTGAGTGTTAGAGAAGGTGCAGTTCAGAGTCACCGGCTCCCCAAGCCGGGCTGTAATCACCGTGTCAGGCTGATTGATTGTCAGCGCTTCAGAAATACCTTAACAAGGGAGCGAATTAAAATAGTCTCAGATTCTGTAAAATACAATCATGATTTCTGGTACTTACATATGGTCCCAAACAGCACGACAAACCAAAGTCTGCTCCTCAAACAACACATGACTGATTTGTGAAAGACTCTTCTTCACTGTAACTGTTtgtactgtgtacagtgtgtgtcccgttctctctcctcttcactataTAACTGTGCTGGGTTAGTGTTTGTTGTTGATGTACTGTACTTCCTGCCCTATGTTCCATGAAGTGACGGCCTACATGTATTTTCTGTTACATCAGAGGTTGGTGAGAATTTCAAAGCAAAGCCACAGTGGTGCAGCATTGCTCAAGATTGTAAAAATATCATTGTGCCTGTTCAGAACATTGTAGGACAATTTCAATTCAGAATGTTTTGGTCATGACTAAAAGAAGAGATTTATTAAGTTCACACCAAGGTCTTCTACCAGTGTTAAGTCAGCACGGAGTGCCTGAAGTACAGGAAATCAAAATCACCTGACTCTTTAACCGTTTTGTGGTGATCTGTAGGTGAGATTTTATTACTGGGGTTAAAGTTGGGCAGTGCTCACTCTTGAATTTGTGTTAGTAATACTAAGTTGCTGACTATTGCATGTTCGAAACACAGAGTAAACACTGTAGCAATCAACCTGAATGGCAGAATATTTTGAAGTCATTGCTATGTATGTATCAGTAAACTGTATAGGCCTAAGTATTCTGCTCTACAACGACCTACATTACTGCAACAGGTGGAGATAAACCTTTCCACTATAGCATACCCCAGAAATAGAAACTTGTTGAATTTCCACTTCAGACATTGGCGAGGTTGAGTGTTCAGAAGTCTGCACGTCTGCAGAAATGGTACAGTAGCCAAtattgatgagtggaggtgcaaaacgcacaccagaaaaggaggtgctggcaaccagtaaaacatttGCAAGAGgaaagaagtgccgcacactccccaGTTTCATAAATTAGATTTTAATTTGACAACGTTTTGTCACGTAACAGTAGCCATAGACAATATTACCAAAGATGAACTAAAACAAAAACTTGGCTTAAGATAATGTTTATTTAAGAGGAATTGTTAGCACATATACATTATACATGCAGTATTCAATCTCATAAACAGtattatatatgtttttttccattttattttatgatatactgtatattttgttaTGCATGTGTTATGTCTCTAATCCTGGTGCATTTCCCATGCAATGCAAGACAAACAAAATTTGTTCACCATCAAACATTTTATGCAGACCAAGCCTGTTTAGGGGAGGCGTAATGCTTAAAGCTCATGTTAGCATTAATACCTACTTTTCTCTGACAAACTTCAGTTGGATCGTGGGGGAAACTAATTTCTCTGAGGAACTCTCCGAAGTTCTCACAAAGTGAACACCAAGGTTccttatagcagtgtttctcaaccttttttaaggtgaggcaccctttcaattcatgaaaaatctcaaggcaccccaaaccaacaagccgtaacatggcatcgcatccgataccacacaagcttagaaaagtaacacatttagaaacgtcacatgacctacgtttgaagttgcagctgaccatggggtgacctatatttacttttttgtgcataaatggcagatgaaaatatgtattatgttacaTCATTTTATtgatcagccacgtttccgcggcacccctgttgagaaacactgtcttaaaGAATCTTTAGAGGTTCTTCCACCGTGGCAGTCAGAGGGCTCCACAAAGAAGCATTGGGGTTCCTTGGTGCTGTGAGGAACCTTCCAGAAAACCTTTTGGGGTATTCCAAAATCCAATTCGTCACACACGGGTTTCCTGGAGTACATTTAGGTTCTTTGGGGAACTTTAAAAGCTTCTTTGGGTATACAGAATTTTCTGTGTTGCTGTTTAATGATTTTTATTTTCATGCAACagtactagagatgtacaggatccaagatccggttccggatccggcaggataatagggtttttcagactatcaggatcttaagcagtggatccggtatccggcagttacctaaaaatcaggatgtctactttttatgtagcctaggcttttcagtcagtctttcacaaccccattcactgcatggagtgaaagccctttggaagtggccgttgaaggcagtgtggcagtaagccaatgagtcttaaaaacagtttgcgccaacgtaattaaaagggcccacgtgtacgAGTTGGCTAtacgtttcaaccctttcgtaggatccggtatccggttccggatccggcaggatcctaaaaatcaggatccggtgcatctctaaacagTACCCTTTCTGAAAAATATGTTTCTTTAAATTACACAGGCAGTAAAATTCCAGCTATCAAAATTGTTAACACGACAAAAGTGAagataaagtgatactgtacacacactaaaTGAAGAGACCATTACTGTCGTGGAATTTTACAGAATTTGCAAAACAAAAGACCAAGCAGGGCCATATCTCTCAAGTAGGGCCTACcctcagtttacatttttaaatgacATGTACACATGTGAGACATAACATTCTGTATTCATAATATACATTGCGGAGTACAAACACATTTGTATGGGATTTTTTTCATTTGCACTGCACACAGTACCAGTGAGGCTAATAGTTAAATGTGTTGGTATTTCTTTATCAGCAAGGGAAAATAGGCTGTAAATTAAGTTAATTAAATACACAGTACAAgctgaaataatgaaaaatgactgattttatgtagagcagggctattcaaatggcggcccttgggccaaatgcggcccttggacagcaaggctctggccccccacaagccccttcaaatacagaatcggaattaagagataaaagtatgtgttccgtatcaagctgaaacgggacaGGGGATGTTAAAAtgaaggaaattacatctaagaaatgctaaagtTTCTAGGGGAGGACCCGCAgacccccccacctcaatgaaatgtcccatatatttttttaaatggacagTCAGCAAACCTAATGCATACATAGTTTGAACCCTTTACTGGGAGAAATTtggaaaactggccctcgttgacatttaattgaatacccctgatgtaGAGCAACAAATCCTAGGTCCTCATGTAGATGACACATGTGAAGTCATATTCATTTGGAATCATCTGGATAGAAGAAAGCAAGCATGTTAATAGCTTATTCAAATCATTGTGAATTTTCTAACATGAAAAAAGGGTCTGTAACACTTACTGGCATTTTGTCAAAACCGTTGTCATCAGTGTCACAGCAAATTCCGATGTTTACAGCTACAGTAAGAGAGGGAGCCACTGATTAACTAATTGTTGCACTAAAGTTGAAAATATAGTAACTGAAAAGACCTTTACAATATGGTGCAAGAACATATTCAAGTAAATATTTTATGAATAGTAGTATTTGATACTGATAATATGGAAATACTTTCCCATGCAATATTATATATAAGCAAACAGTACTGTTTACCACATAATGAAACATACAAGTGTTATCTGTCCTGTTACAGTAAAGGAGAGCTGccaacacaaacaccacagccaGAGCTCCAGACAGAATGATGGCAGACAGTGCAACTGGATATCCATCTGCTGCAGAGGGTAGACAGaatggggagagatagagagagagagagagagagagagagagagagagagagagagagagagagagagactgagtctgAGAAGGGCAGAGAGCACTGCCATATGATTGGATTGAACAGTCATGTCAGACATTAAATATTCCATCACATCATTTCATCATCAGCAAAGGCAATTGATTTGTTATTGTGTCATTTGATTTATTTCAATGCACCTGGAATTTTGATTTTGTAACTTGTGCCGCCACTTGTAAAAGAGTTTTTTttatctcaacgggtttattttcatggttaaataaaggttaaataaataatacaaaaatggGACTTTCTATAGAAACGTAGTAGTAGTTGGTACACAGCACTCTCCCATGTTGGTGCGTCTCCAGTTTAATAAATCGTAGAGTGAAGGGGTGGATCGCACtctgttcttcttttctttgtaatgctttcttattttttacatagcagcacaAAAGCagacaaacgttttggctgttgccttcgtcagtggcTCCCAGAACTCACCATGGCAGCACAAACTTGTTTTAATGACTTTGCAAGGCCTTCAGTAACAAAGACAAAGGCTtggtcatattttttttattaatcatATAATAGCTAACTGCCTTCCTATTTTCTGCTTGGAGAGTGGAAATGTAGGGGACTCTGAACAACTCTTTGCTGACTTCAAACTAAGATAATTCAATACTAAGAATAAGGGGAAAGGTACATACAGTAGTTATCTGGGGAAAATCCTTTAGAGATCATATTGTCGAAACTCGAAAGCATATGGTAGGCCTACCTCTGTCTTTATCGTCCAGTGTCACTCCATTTCCAAACAGTAATTGTCCATGAGAGGCCACGGCACAGTAGAATGTTCCAGAACCAGATGAGTGTTCCACAGGGAGTCTGTAGACACAGCTCTGAGTGTGAGGTTTGGACTCAGCTGCACTGCTGCAGTTCTTCTCCATGTAAATGCTCAATGGACGGGAATTGCCTGAAGTGGGTCTGAACCAGAACACACTGAGCTCTTCGGTTCTCATCTCACTCAGGACTGTGCAGTCTAGGGTCGTTGGGTCACTGGCATGGTTCCCTGGGTCTGATACTGAGGTTTGGATCTGCACTGCTAAGTCAAGTCTCTGATCTGCAGTTGTGAGAAAATGCATTGTGAtttcaaactagaaatgcattctcacagaaaatgctggaagcgggcttgccttttggggcagagatgaaacaaagtactattgagaaaacaaagctaaaagaaatcttggaaaaactccatccacccagtcagaagttatgggccaaacaattcagccatcttggattcagccatcttgaaagtgttgtagctctgcgttttggggatatactaaatgacatacatggtattttaagttggctaaggaacactgcatatgatataattttgaaaatcaacatggcttcgagcgggattcgaactcacaacctccatatctgtaatacagcccctttgccattgatattaaatgacatacagtacatgatatttgaagttggctaaggaacactgcatatgatatcattttgaaaatcaacatggctttgactggggttcgaacccccaacctcaatatctgtaattcagcacatttgccatccatactaattgacatacatggcattttaagttggccaaggaacactgcatatgatataattttgaaaatcaacatggcttcgactggggttcgaacccccaaactccatatctgtaattcagcacatttgccattcatactaaatgacatacatggcattttaagttggccaaggaacactgcatatgatataattttgaaaatcaacatggcttcgactggggttcgaacccccaacctccatatctgtaattcagcacatttgccattcatactaaatgacatacatggcattttaagttggccaaggaacagtgcatatgatataattttgaaaatcaacatggcttcgactggggttcgaaccccgaacctccatatctgtaattcagcacatttgccattcatactaaatgacatacatagcattttaagttggccaaggaacactgcatatcatataattttgaaaatcaacatggcttcgactggggttcgaaccctgaacctccatatctgtaattcagcacatttgtcattcatactaaatgacatacatggcattttaagttggccaaggaacactgcatatgatataattttgaaaatcaacatggctttgggtggggtttgaaccctcaacctccatatctctaatccagcagcatgcattcccattatgccaagcagctagctgtcatgcacagtctagcaagactatatcacattgcattgaagagctgaacaatagacttctagaatggctgctcacacctgctcgttaagaatagaatcttgagacagtggcagttaagatggaacacttcatttggagcacctgttctgatactaactgacagttagtattgagccttaaaaaggggagagaatgagaatgagttttttgtctttacaacatcgttgtaaaaaaactaaaaggagttggcacgtgtccttttcacagatcggagtcatgcttgtgatctctctaacagtctttgaatgaagtttataggttaaagggttcaggcacaaatggacctccgtgtgggacatgcgctgatctcttgaaaaatgcatttttggaaagactgggattccccatagacccaggcctgttttttttacaaacctgccatttaaaaagtattgggagttgggagatgaaactttgacaatttggagacatcccatagagctcgctaacaacgcgtcaactaaacttctaggtgaaagtgttgatgttttatgaccgaaaaagcctcctacactctaatctctagagtggcggaactttggttcatgaaggttccaccatggttttcaatggggacccaggctttcataaaatcgccaaaaacgggaaaacgacaagagacacggagaagcctataactatacgcattctccaagccgagccggtcgttttagtgtttgaacggtgtctctatctcgaaaggcctaggaggagatccattttctattttactgctgccctgcacaagaacgataaataataaagaaacaggacttagagattactat is a genomic window containing:
- the LOC134439342 gene encoding uncharacterized protein LOC134439342 encodes the protein MSWYKQRPGENPVLMVIVKGGLGPEFQQGFNKSSYCIEKDNRVFHLTIKKTTSLDEAYYFCAMSEYVKSVFGNGTFLLLRDQRLDLAVQIQTSVSDPGNHASDPTTLDCTVLSEMRTEELSVFWFRPTSGNSRPLSIYMEKNCSSAAESKPHTQSCVYRLPVEHSSGSGTFYCAVASHGQLLFGNGVTLDDKDRADGYPVALSAIILSGALAVVFVLAALLYSVNIGICCDTDDNGFDKMPMIPNEYDFTCVIYMRT